From Mannheimia pernigra, one genomic window encodes:
- a CDS encoding exoribonuclease II: MFQDNPLLAQLKQQIEASKEYVEGFVKASEKAFGFLECDKKSYFIPPMEMKKVMHGDLVKAVVKRDGDKEQVEIDTLLEPMLDRFIAQVHLNKEGKLQLSVDHPSIKQHIPANTHKKVTEKLENGDWVVAQLKTHPLRDDRFFFAQVTQFICKENDNFAPWWVTLARHEQPCEPVANEKSYELHDELEREDLTHLYFTTIDSPSTQDMDDALFIEPIKENNAQIGWCLAVAIADPTAYIPEDSEIEKAARQRCFTNYLPGFNIPMLPRELSDDLCSLVPNEKRPALVAFIETDLESNLTKEAKFTLAWVESKEKLAYDDVSDYLEGSVNAWQPTSEKTKQQIDWLHQFTQARIKWRANNALLFKEQGDYAFELNEDGSVKDIHIEYRRISNQMIEESMIIANISCAQFLSKYAKTGIFNTHSGFVPKNYELVKSFLLQTLATDENRNELEERYSAERLATLDGYCQMQRDIQDFPEKFLELRLRRYLNFAEFKSDVAPHFGLGISHYATWTSPIRKYGDMVNHRLIKQVLLNQEITAVDESVLIRLQEARRQNRLVERDIADWLYARYLFPMVAQAVEFECEIADVSRGGLRAKIIQNGAQIFVPFSTLHNNKDEMEYRQEELAIYIKGEKAYQIGQSVRVKLTEVRLETRSIVGQII, encoded by the coding sequence ATGTTTCAAGATAACCCCCTTTTAGCTCAACTCAAACAACAAATTGAGGCAAGCAAAGAATATGTAGAAGGCTTTGTTAAAGCCTCAGAAAAAGCATTTGGTTTTTTAGAATGTGATAAGAAAAGCTATTTCATTCCACCAATGGAAATGAAAAAAGTAATGCACGGTGATTTAGTTAAAGCTGTGGTAAAACGTGATGGTGATAAAGAACAAGTAGAAATTGATACTCTACTTGAGCCAATGCTCGACAGATTTATTGCTCAGGTGCATTTAAATAAAGAAGGAAAATTGCAATTATCGGTCGATCATCCAAGCATTAAGCAACATATTCCTGCCAACACACACAAAAAAGTGACTGAAAAATTAGAAAACGGTGATTGGGTTGTTGCCCAACTAAAAACGCACCCCTTGCGTGATGATCGCTTTTTCTTTGCTCAAGTAACTCAATTTATTTGTAAAGAAAATGATAACTTTGCCCCGTGGTGGGTAACGCTTGCTCGCCACGAGCAGCCTTGTGAACCTGTTGCTAATGAAAAAAGTTATGAATTGCACGATGAATTAGAACGTGAAGATTTAACTCACCTTTATTTCACCACGATTGATAGCCCAAGCACACAAGATATGGACGATGCTTTATTCATCGAACCCATCAAAGAAAATAACGCACAAATTGGCTGGTGTTTAGCCGTGGCAATTGCCGATCCAACCGCTTATATTCCTGAAGATTCCGAGATTGAAAAAGCTGCTCGCCAACGTTGTTTTACTAACTATTTACCTGGTTTTAATATTCCAATGTTACCACGCGAGTTGTCTGATGATCTCTGCTCACTCGTACCGAATGAAAAACGACCTGCCTTAGTCGCTTTTATTGAGACCGATTTAGAAAGTAACTTAACTAAAGAAGCAAAATTCACTTTAGCTTGGGTAGAATCTAAAGAAAAGCTAGCTTATGATGATGTGTCTGATTACCTTGAAGGCTCCGTAAATGCGTGGCAGCCTACCTCAGAAAAAACGAAACAGCAAATTGATTGGTTACATCAATTTACCCAAGCTCGTATAAAATGGCGTGCAAACAATGCACTTTTATTTAAAGAGCAAGGGGATTACGCATTTGAATTAAATGAAGATGGTTCGGTGAAAGATATTCATATTGAATATCGCCGAATCTCAAATCAAATGATCGAAGAGTCAATGATTATTGCCAACATCAGCTGTGCTCAATTCTTAAGCAAATATGCAAAAACAGGCATATTCAACACACATTCAGGATTTGTTCCGAAAAACTACGAGTTGGTTAAATCATTCTTACTACAAACCTTAGCCACAGACGAAAACCGTAATGAACTGGAAGAACGCTATTCTGCTGAACGCTTAGCGACATTGGACGGCTATTGTCAAATGCAACGTGATATTCAAGATTTTCCAGAGAAGTTTTTAGAACTTCGGTTACGTCGCTATTTAAATTTTGCTGAATTTAAATCAGACGTTGCTCCCCATTTTGGTTTAGGTATCAGCCACTATGCAACCTGGACATCACCCATTCGTAAATATGGTGATATGGTAAATCATCGTTTAATCAAACAAGTCTTATTAAACCAAGAAATAACCGCAGTTGATGAATCTGTTTTAATTCGCCTACAAGAAGCCCGACGACAAAATCGATTAGTAGAACGCGATATTGCCGACTGGCTTTATGCACGTTATCTTTTCCCAATGGTCGCACAAGCGGTCGAATTTGAATGTGAAATTGCAGATGTCTCCCGAGGCGGTTTACGTGCAAAAATAATTCAAAATGGTGCACAAATTTTCGTCCCCTTTTCAACTTTACACAATAATAAAGATGAAATGGAATACCGCCAAGAAGAACTCGCCATTTACATTAAAGGTGAAAAAGCTTATCAAATAGGGCAATCCGTACGCGTAAAACTAACAGAAGTGCGGTTAGAAACGCGTTCAATTGTAGGGCAAATCATTTAA
- the apaH gene encoding bis(5'-nucleosyl)-tetraphosphatase (symmetrical) ApaH yields MATYIVGDLHGCFDEFQLLLEKGNYDPKKDELFVTGDLVARGKDSLACLRFVKDPANNTKMVLGNHDLHLLSTLLGIKRIKPNDKVEPIFQSEDRLELQNWLRNQPLVIQHPTHKFLLVHAGISPEWSLSTTLHCAKEAEAVLQSSEYANYIAQMYENSPQRWSDDLQGIERWRYIINVFTRMRFCYIDKRLDFECKLPIEEAPKELIAWFESDNPLYKEQNIIFGHWASLMGKCTIPNIYALDTGCAWGNDLTMLRWEDKQIFTQKRLK; encoded by the coding sequence ATGGCAACCTATATTGTAGGCGACCTACACGGCTGCTTTGACGAATTTCAACTTTTATTAGAAAAAGGGAACTACGATCCTAAAAAAGATGAACTCTTTGTAACAGGCGATTTAGTCGCTCGTGGTAAAGATTCACTAGCCTGTCTTCGTTTTGTAAAAGACCCCGCAAATAATACTAAAATGGTTTTAGGCAACCACGATTTACATTTACTGTCCACCCTACTTGGCATAAAGCGAATTAAGCCGAATGATAAAGTTGAACCTATTTTTCAATCTGAAGATCGTCTTGAATTGCAAAATTGGCTAAGAAATCAACCGCTTGTCATACAACACCCAACCCATAAGTTTCTGCTGGTTCACGCAGGCATCAGCCCAGAATGGAGTTTATCTACAACATTACATTGTGCCAAAGAAGCCGAAGCGGTATTACAAAGTTCAGAATATGCTAATTATATCGCCCAAATGTATGAAAATAGCCCTCAACGCTGGTCTGACGATTTGCAAGGTATTGAGCGTTGGCGTTATATTATTAATGTATTTACACGAATGCGTTTTTGCTATATCGACAAGCGGTTAGATTTCGAGTGTAAATTACCGATTGAAGAAGCACCAAAAGAGCTGATTGCTTGGTTTGAATCAGATAATCCGTTATATAAAGAACAGAACATTATTTTCGGGCATTGGGCAAGCTTAATGGGTAAATGCACCATTCCTAATATTTATGCTTTGGACACAGGCTGTGCTTGGGGTAACGATTTAACAATGCTTCGCTGGGAAGATAAACAAATTTTCACGCAAAAGCGTTTAAAATAA
- the alaS gene encoding alanine--tRNA ligase, whose translation MKTTSEIRQSFLAFFETKGHTIVPSSSLVPENDPTLLFTNAGMNQFKDVFLGLEKRPYTRATTAQRCVRAGGKHNDLENVGYTARHHTFFEMMGNFSFGDYFKQDAIKFGWEYLTSPQWLGLPKEKLYVTVYETDDEAYDIWHKEVGVPTDHIIRIGDNKGAPYASDNFWAMGDTGPCGPCTEIFYDHGPEHWGGLPGTPEEDGDRYIEVWNIVFMQFNRLADGTMEKLPKPSVDTGMGLERMTAVMQHVNSNYETDIFQTLIKETANLLNVQDLDNKSLRVIADHIRACSYLVADGVLPSNEGRGYVLRRIIRRAVRHGNLLGAKSAFFYQLVPILAKVMGDAGEVVAQKLDLVQKALKTEEEQFARTLERGLTLLEEALAKVENNTLSGDVAFKLYDTYGFPLDLTADVCRERNITIDEKGFEAEMTAQRERAKANSNFGVDYNNVIKIDGQTKFLGYEQTAHNAKVVGLFCNGVAVEKIESGDDAVVILDQTPFYAESGGQIGDAGEISSPLGLFQVNDTQKYGQVWGHIGKLNGGVLAIGDVVSALVNVERRQAISSNHSATHLLHSALRQVLGEHVAQKGSLVSDSSLRFDFSQPEAITKADLEEIERIVNAKIRENIQVQIETMGIEQAKEKGAMALFGEKYGDVVRVVEMGPFSIELCGGIHIRQTGDIGLFKFVSEGAVAAGIRRVEAVTGENAIMLLHSQQQVLNQIADLLKADQASIVEKVQQLQDKVKKAEKELQNLKEKQATQAGGELAKSAKQINGVNVIVEKLNNVDSKALRIIVDDLKNQLGSGVIAFVTEVEGKVNLIVGVTKDLTAKLNAGELVGLMAVEVGGKGGGRADMAMAGGTETQNIPQALKVAQEWIAQKL comes from the coding sequence ATGAAAACAACTTCAGAAATCAGACAATCTTTTTTAGCGTTTTTCGAAACTAAAGGACATACCATTGTACCTAGTAGCTCTCTTGTGCCTGAAAATGACCCAACATTGTTATTTACCAACGCAGGAATGAATCAATTCAAAGATGTTTTTCTTGGTTTAGAAAAACGTCCTTATACCCGAGCAACCACAGCTCAACGCTGTGTGCGTGCTGGCGGTAAACATAATGACTTAGAAAATGTAGGTTATACCGCTCGTCATCATACTTTCTTTGAGATGATGGGAAATTTCAGTTTTGGTGACTATTTCAAACAAGATGCAATCAAATTTGGCTGGGAATATTTAACGTCGCCACAATGGCTAGGCTTACCGAAAGAAAAATTGTACGTTACGGTTTATGAAACTGACGACGAAGCATACGATATTTGGCACAAAGAAGTTGGTGTTCCAACAGATCATATTATTCGTATTGGCGACAATAAAGGAGCGCCTTACGCTTCTGATAATTTCTGGGCAATGGGTGATACAGGTCCTTGCGGACCTTGTACCGAAATTTTCTACGATCACGGCCCAGAACATTGGGGTGGTTTGCCAGGCACGCCAGAAGAGGATGGTGATCGCTATATTGAAGTTTGGAATATCGTATTTATGCAGTTTAACCGTTTAGCAGATGGCACAATGGAAAAATTACCAAAGCCATCGGTAGATACAGGTATGGGCTTAGAGCGTATGACGGCGGTAATGCAACACGTAAACTCTAACTATGAAACCGATATTTTCCAAACGCTGATTAAAGAAACAGCAAATTTATTAAATGTACAAGATTTAGATAATAAATCACTACGTGTGATTGCCGACCATATTCGTGCTTGTTCATACTTAGTTGCTGATGGCGTTTTGCCATCTAACGAAGGGCGTGGTTATGTATTACGCCGTATTATTCGCAGAGCAGTACGCCATGGTAATTTATTAGGTGCTAAATCAGCATTCTTCTATCAATTAGTACCAATTTTAGCAAAAGTGATGGGAGATGCTGGTGAAGTTGTTGCACAAAAACTAGACCTTGTTCAAAAAGCCCTAAAAACGGAAGAAGAACAATTTGCACGTACATTAGAGCGTGGCTTAACGCTGTTAGAAGAGGCGTTAGCAAAAGTGGAAAATAACACACTTTCTGGTGATGTTGCATTTAAACTTTATGATACTTACGGATTTCCACTAGATTTAACGGCTGATGTTTGTCGTGAGCGAAATATTACTATTGATGAAAAAGGCTTTGAAGCGGAAATGACCGCTCAGCGTGAGCGTGCAAAAGCTAACAGTAATTTTGGCGTAGATTATAATAATGTCATCAAAATAGATGGCCAAACGAAGTTCTTAGGTTATGAACAAACAGCACATAATGCAAAAGTAGTGGGGCTATTCTGTAATGGAGTTGCCGTAGAAAAAATTGAATCAGGCGATGATGCGGTGGTGATTTTAGACCAAACGCCGTTTTATGCAGAATCAGGCGGTCAAATCGGCGATGCGGGTGAGATTAGCTCACCTCTCGGTTTATTCCAAGTGAATGACACTCAAAAATATGGACAGGTTTGGGGACATATCGGGAAGCTTAATGGCGGTGTTTTAGCGATTGGTGATGTGGTTTCTGCTTTAGTAAATGTTGAACGCCGTCAAGCTATTAGCTCAAACCATAGTGCTACCCACTTGCTTCATTCGGCACTTCGCCAAGTATTAGGGGAACACGTAGCACAAAAAGGATCGCTGGTATCTGATAGTAGCCTGCGTTTTGACTTCTCCCAGCCAGAGGCGATAACTAAAGCGGACTTAGAAGAAATAGAGCGTATTGTGAATGCGAAAATACGTGAAAATATTCAAGTTCAAATTGAAACAATGGGCATTGAACAAGCGAAAGAAAAAGGGGCAATGGCATTATTTGGCGAAAAATACGGCGATGTAGTGCGTGTAGTCGAAATGGGACCATTCTCAATTGAGTTATGTGGCGGCATACATATAAGACAAACAGGTGATATAGGCTTGTTCAAATTTGTCTCTGAAGGGGCTGTTGCGGCAGGTATTCGTCGTGTAGAAGCCGTAACAGGGGAAAATGCAATTATGTTACTGCACAGCCAGCAACAAGTATTAAACCAAATTGCTGATCTTCTTAAAGCAGATCAAGCCTCTATTGTTGAAAAAGTTCAACAACTACAAGATAAAGTCAAAAAAGCGGAGAAAGAGCTACAAAACTTAAAAGAAAAGCAAGCAACGCAAGCGGGTGGAGAATTGGCAAAATCTGCAAAACAGATCAATGGCGTAAATGTCATTGTTGAAAAATTGAATAATGTAGATAGCAAAGCACTCCGTATCATCGTAGATGACTTGAAAAATCAACTTGGTTCTGGCGTTATTGCTTTTGTAACCGAGGTAGAAGGTAAAGTAAATTTGATTGTAGGTGTAACTAAAGATTTAACCGCTAAACTGAATGCTGGAGAATTAGTTGGTTTAATGGCGGTTGAAGTTGGAGGAAAAGGTGGTGGCAGGGCAGATATGGCTATGGCAGGCGGCACTGAAACACAAAATATTCCTCAAGCACTAAAAGTTGCCCAAGAGTGGATTGCTCAAAAACTTTAA
- a CDS encoding enoyl-ACP reductase FabI encodes MGILTGKRILVTGLASNRSIAYGIANVMKQQGAELAFTYLNDKLKPRVEEFAKEFGSDIILPLDVSTDESITECFQALSQHWEKFDGFVHAIAFAPGDQLDGDYVNAATREGYRIAHDISAYSFVAMAQAARPFLNENASLLTLSYLGAERAIPNYNVMCLAKASLEAATRVMAADLGKDGIRVNAISAGPIRTLAASGIKNFKKMLSTFEKTAALRRTVTIDDVGNSAAFLCSDLASGVTGEVLHVDAGFSVMAMGELGEEE; translated from the coding sequence ATGGGTATCTTAACTGGCAAACGTATCTTAGTAACAGGTTTAGCAAGTAACCGTTCAATTGCTTACGGTATTGCAAATGTAATGAAACAACAAGGTGCAGAATTAGCTTTCACCTACTTAAATGATAAATTAAAACCTCGTGTTGAAGAGTTTGCTAAAGAATTTGGTTCAGACATTATTCTCCCATTAGATGTTTCAACAGATGAAAGCATTACAGAGTGCTTTCAGGCATTAAGCCAACATTGGGAAAAATTTGATGGTTTCGTTCACGCAATTGCATTTGCACCGGGTGATCAATTAGATGGCGATTATGTAAACGCAGCAACTCGTGAAGGATACCGTATTGCACACGATATCAGTGCTTATAGCTTTGTTGCAATGGCACAAGCCGCTCGCCCGTTCTTAAATGAAAATGCGTCACTTTTAACATTGAGCTATTTAGGTGCTGAACGTGCCATTCCTAACTACAATGTAATGTGTTTAGCAAAAGCATCGCTAGAAGCAGCCACTCGTGTAATGGCAGCCGATTTAGGTAAAGACGGCATTCGTGTCAATGCTATTTCAGCTGGTCCAATCCGTACATTAGCCGCCTCAGGCATCAAAAACTTCAAGAAAATGCTTTCAACATTTGAGAAAACTGCCGCACTACGCCGTACTGTTACTATTGACGATGTGGGTAATTCAGCTGCGTTCTTATGTTCAGACTTAGCTTCAGGTGTAACAGGCGAAGTATTACACGTTGATGCAGGCTTTAGCGTAATGGCAATGGGTGAATTAGGCGAAGAAGAGTAA
- the csrA gene encoding carbon storage regulator CsrA, producing MLILTRKIGEVLLVGDDVEITVLSIRGNQVKLGVNAPKEISVHRQEIYERIKASKEDKF from the coding sequence ATGCTTATTCTAACTCGTAAAATTGGGGAAGTTTTGCTCGTAGGGGATGATGTTGAGATTACGGTACTCAGCATACGAGGAAACCAAGTGAAGCTGGGTGTGAATGCACCGAAAGAGATTTCAGTACATCGCCAAGAAATTTATGAAAGGATTAAAGCCTCAAAAGAGGATAAATTTTAA
- the priC gene encoding primosomal replication protein PriC, with amino-acid sequence MQKHLFLAQIKKNLAVLASFSEQKITLNSAYFSKQSGLVSFFLTEIEQTAELLLGQNDISYSEFYADKLIKQFDTLNNAIEKMPEQKKAAKFRPSFQFSPNIHRLSPHNRLKEYRKALRALNEKMSWLVEKNYNEDSEILRQALQNQIVETEYRKMKCIKAIEDLEQELLFK; translated from the coding sequence ATGCAAAAACACCTTTTCCTTGCTCAAATAAAAAAAAATTTAGCTGTCTTGGCATCATTTTCTGAACAAAAAATTACCCTTAATTCTGCCTATTTCTCTAAACAATCAGGCTTAGTCAGCTTTTTTCTTACTGAAATTGAACAAACAGCCGAACTATTATTAGGTCAAAACGATATTTCATACAGTGAATTTTATGCTGATAAATTGATTAAGCAATTTGATACCCTAAATAATGCGATTGAAAAAATGCCAGAACAAAAAAAAGCTGCAAAATTCCGCCCTTCTTTTCAATTTTCGCCCAACATTCATCGTCTTTCACCACATAACCGCTTGAAGGAATATCGCAAAGCATTACGAGCATTGAATGAAAAAATGAGCTGGTTAGTGGAGAAAAATTATAATGAGGACAGTGAAATTTTGAGGCAGGCGTTGCAAAATCAAATTGTGGAAACAGAATATCGAAAAATGAAATGTATAAAAGCAATTGAAGATTTAGAGCAAGAATTATTATTCAAATAA
- a CDS encoding universal stress protein, with translation MYKHILVAVDLSEESLVLVRKGAGLAEKCGAKLSLIHVDVNFADLYTGLIDINMSSVQDGAMAETNSALAELATKVDYPVSDCLNGTGDFSQVLEEAVEKHNVDLLITGHHQDFWSKFMSSTRQVMNNITVDMLVVPLADE, from the coding sequence ATGTATAAACATATTTTAGTGGCCGTTGATCTTTCAGAAGAAAGTTTGGTATTAGTTCGAAAAGGTGCAGGATTAGCCGAAAAATGCGGAGCTAAATTATCACTTATTCACGTTGATGTTAATTTTGCTGACTTATATACAGGGTTGATTGATATTAATATGTCTTCTGTACAAGATGGTGCAATGGCAGAAACGAATTCCGCATTGGCAGAGTTAGCAACTAAAGTGGATTATCCTGTATCAGATTGTTTAAATGGCACTGGCGATTTTAGCCAAGTGCTGGAAGAAGCGGTAGAAAAACATAATGTAGATTTATTGATCACAGGTCACCATCAAGATTTTTGGAGCAAATTTATGTCCTCAACTCGTCAAGTAATGAATAATATTACGGTTGATATGTTAGTTGTTCCATTAGCCGATGAATAA
- the galU gene encoding UTP--glucose-1-phosphate uridylyltransferase GalU → MKVIIPVAGLGTRMLPATKAIPKEMLTLADKPLIQYIINECVAADFKEIVLVTHSSKNAIENHFDTSFELETMLEKRVKRQLLDEVRSIIPKDVRLIHVRQGQAKGLGHAVLCGRAVVGNEPFAVVLPDVLLGDFTANQKTENLAAMVKRFKETGHSQIMVAPVPIENVSSYGVADCNGINIPLGGSAPIAKMVEKPNVEEAPSNLAVVGRYVFSANIWDLLERTPVGVGDEIQLTDAIDMLIQQETVEAFNMTGRSFDCGDKVGYMQAFVEYSLNHDKCGKAFKTFIKDLAKSL, encoded by the coding sequence ATGAAAGTGATAATTCCTGTTGCAGGTCTTGGTACTCGTATGTTACCTGCAACAAAAGCAATTCCCAAAGAAATGCTTACCCTTGCCGACAAGCCGTTAATTCAATATATCATTAATGAATGTGTGGCAGCAGATTTTAAAGAAATTGTTCTAGTCACGCATTCCTCTAAGAACGCTATTGAAAACCACTTTGATACTTCTTTTGAATTAGAAACTATGCTTGAAAAGCGTGTTAAACGCCAGTTATTAGATGAAGTTCGTTCGATTATTCCAAAAGATGTGCGATTAATTCACGTTCGTCAAGGTCAAGCTAAAGGGTTAGGTCACGCTGTTTTATGTGGACGAGCGGTAGTGGGTAATGAGCCTTTTGCTGTTGTTTTGCCTGATGTTTTATTAGGTGATTTTACAGCTAACCAAAAAACAGAAAACTTAGCGGCTATGGTTAAACGTTTCAAGGAAACTGGCCATAGTCAGATTATGGTTGCACCTGTGCCAATTGAAAATGTAAGCAGTTACGGTGTGGCGGACTGTAATGGAATCAATATCCCGTTAGGCGGATCGGCACCTATTGCGAAAATGGTAGAAAAACCGAATGTGGAAGAAGCCCCGTCTAACTTAGCCGTTGTAGGACGTTATGTTTTCTCAGCCAATATTTGGGATTTATTAGAGCGAACACCTGTAGGCGTTGGTGATGAAATTCAGCTAACCGATGCGATTGATATGCTTATTCAGCAAGAAACGGTGGAGGCTTTCAATATGACAGGTCGTTCTTTTGACTGTGGTGATAAAGTAGGTTATATGCAAGCCTTTGTGGAGTACAGTTTAAACCACGATAAGTGCGGGAAAGCGTTTAAAACTTTTATTAAAGATTTAGCAAAATCACTGTAA
- a CDS encoding FNR family transcription factor, which yields MKIVSESKISGRHTCTIHCQNCSISQLCLPFTLNESELTQLDNIIERKKPVQKSQVIFKSGDELRSLYAIRSGTLKAYTLSESGEEQITGFHLPGDLIGFDAIINMQHEGYAQALETSMICEIPFEILDDLAGKMPKIRHQIMRLMSNEIKSDQEMILLLSKMNAEEKLAAFLYNLSQRYSARGFSAKEFRLTMTRGDIGNYLGLTIETISRLLGRFQKSGMISVQGKYIHINCMEELAKLAGAIKPQQNIITQTTA from the coding sequence ATGAAAATTGTATCAGAATCGAAGATTAGCGGACGCCATACTTGCACAATTCATTGTCAGAATTGTAGCATCAGTCAGCTATGCTTACCTTTTACACTAAATGAAAGTGAGCTAACACAGCTTGATAATATTATTGAGCGTAAAAAACCAGTCCAAAAATCCCAAGTAATATTCAAATCTGGCGATGAACTTCGCTCTCTTTATGCAATTCGTTCTGGCACATTAAAAGCCTACACATTAAGTGAAAGTGGTGAGGAACAAATTACAGGCTTTCATCTGCCTGGAGACTTAATTGGTTTTGATGCCATTATCAATATGCAGCACGAAGGCTATGCTCAAGCCTTAGAAACTTCAATGATCTGCGAAATTCCGTTTGAAATTTTAGATGATCTCGCAGGCAAAATGCCCAAAATCCGTCACCAAATTATGCGTTTAATGAGTAATGAAATTAAAAGCGATCAAGAAATGATCTTGTTACTCTCTAAAATGAATGCGGAAGAAAAGCTGGCCGCTTTCCTATATAATCTTTCCCAACGTTATTCTGCTCGCGGATTTTCAGCCAAAGAATTTCGCTTAACTATGACTCGTGGCGATATTGGCAATTATTTAGGGCTTACTATTGAAACGATTAGCCGCTTACTTGGTCGCTTCCAAAAAAGTGGTATGATATCCGTACAGGGAAAATATATTCATATTAACTGTATGGAAGAATTGGCTAAATTAGCTGGTGCAATCAAACCCCAACAAAATATTATTACCCAAACAACAGCGTAA